In the Gammaproteobacteria bacterium genome, one interval contains:
- a CDS encoding MoxR family ATPase → MNDIEEAMAALGRITAAIDGVMEGQQRAIRWLVAAFASGGHVLLEDVPGTGKTTLAKALARVVGAKFQRVQFTPDLLPTDILGASVFEPDTRRFRFHPGPVFTNILLGDEINRASPRTQSALLEAMAEGQVSLEGRTRPLPPLFFVMATQNPVEFHGTYPLPEAQMDRFAMRFRLGYVDEAQEIGILSHQRAGHPLDALSACVTLDEAERLLVQARQVRVAPELETYIVRLVRASRGIKGVALGASPRAALALMKTAQGLALCDGLDYVTPDQIQELADPVLSHRLALDPQARYAGATAAAVVDEVLERVPVPI, encoded by the coding sequence GTGAATGATATCGAAGAAGCCATGGCCGCGCTGGGCCGTATCACCGCGGCCATCGATGGCGTCATGGAGGGCCAGCAACGAGCCATCCGCTGGCTGGTGGCGGCCTTCGCCAGCGGTGGCCATGTGTTGCTGGAGGACGTGCCGGGCACCGGCAAGACCACCCTGGCCAAGGCCCTGGCCAGGGTGGTGGGGGCAAAGTTCCAACGGGTTCAATTCACCCCCGACCTCCTGCCCACAGACATCCTCGGGGCCTCGGTATTCGAGCCCGACACCCGCCGCTTCCGCTTCCATCCCGGACCGGTGTTCACCAACATCCTGCTGGGGGACGAGATCAATCGCGCCTCGCCCCGCACCCAATCCGCCCTGCTGGAGGCCATGGCGGAGGGTCAGGTGAGCCTGGAGGGCAGGACCCGCCCTCTGCCGCCCCTGTTCTTCGTCATGGCTACCCAGAACCCCGTCGAGTTCCACGGCACCTATCCCCTGCCCGAGGCCCAGATGGACCGATTCGCCATGCGCTTCCGCCTCGGTTACGTGGATGAGGCCCAGGAGATCGGTATCCTCAGCCACCAGCGTGCCGGCCATCCCCTGGATGCCCTATCGGCCTGCGTGACCCTGGATGAGGCGGAACGCCTGCTGGTCCAGGCCCGCCAGGTGCGGGTGGCCCCCGAGCTCGAGACCTACATCGTGCGCCTGGTGCGAGCCAGTCGGGGTATCAAAGGAGTGGCCCTGGGTGCCAGCCCGCGCGCCGCTTTGGCCCTCATGAAGACCGCCCAGGGCCTGGCCCTTTGCGACGGCCTCGATTACGTGACTCCGGACCAAATTCAGGAACTGGCCGATCCCGTGCTCTCCCACCGCCTGGCCCTCGACCCCCAGGCCCGTTACGCCGGGGCCACGGCCGCCGCCGTGGTGGATGAGGTGCTGGAGCGGGTGCCCGTGCCCATCTGA
- the moaA gene encoding GTP 3',8-cyclase MoaA: MNQTEPRSPPPREDFIDPFGRTIEYVRLSVTDKCNLRCFYCLPEGHKDFEEAGNRLSFDEIETVMAAFGELGVRRVRITGGEPLLRKDLPVLVGRLAALPGIEDLSVSTNAYLLERDARALKEAGVGRINVSLDSLRADRFRDITRGAELDRVLGGLRAAREAGLDPVKINMVAMKGINDDEVEDMVEFCIEQGFTLRFIETMPLGTSGSEASKHYLDLQQVKARLAERYELTPSMMPGGGPARYYRIGGSELKIGFITPISQHFCETCNRVRMSVDGTLYMCLGQEHNYPLRPLLRDGVRGGELKEHLLRAIAMKPERHEFREKPHQIVRFMSATGG; this comes from the coding sequence ATGAATCAGACCGAACCCCGTTCTCCGCCCCCCCGAGAGGACTTTATCGACCCATTCGGCCGCACCATCGAGTACGTGCGGCTGTCGGTGACGGACAAGTGCAACCTGCGGTGTTTCTACTGCCTGCCCGAAGGCCACAAGGACTTCGAAGAGGCGGGCAACCGGCTGTCCTTCGACGAGATCGAGACAGTGATGGCGGCCTTCGGCGAACTGGGGGTGCGGCGGGTACGTATCACCGGCGGCGAGCCGCTGCTGCGCAAGGATCTGCCGGTGCTGGTGGGGCGGCTGGCGGCCCTGCCGGGCATCGAGGATCTGTCGGTGAGCACCAACGCCTACCTGCTGGAGCGGGACGCGCGGGCCCTCAAAGAGGCCGGCGTGGGGCGCATCAACGTCAGCCTGGACAGCCTGCGGGCGGACCGCTTCCGGGACATCACCCGCGGCGCCGAGCTGGACCGGGTGCTCGGGGGTCTGCGGGCAGCCCGCGAGGCGGGCCTCGACCCCGTCAAGATCAACATGGTGGCCATGAAGGGCATCAATGACGACGAAGTGGAGGACATGGTGGAGTTCTGCATCGAGCAGGGCTTTACCCTGCGCTTCATCGAGACCATGCCCCTGGGGACGTCGGGCAGCGAGGCGAGCAAACATTATCTGGACCTGCAGCAGGTGAAGGCGCGGCTGGCGGAACGTTACGAGCTGACGCCGAGCATGATGCCGGGGGGCGGACCGGCGCGCTACTATCGCATCGGGGGCTCGGAGCTTAAGATCGGCTTCATCACCCCCATCTCCCAGCATTTCTGCGAGACCTGCAACCGCGTGCGCATGTCGGTGGACGGCACCCTGTACATGTGCCTGGGCCAGGAACACAACTACCCGCTGCGCCCGCTATTGCGGGACGGGGTGCGGGGGGGGGAGCTAAAAGAACATCTGTTGCGGGCCATCGCCATGAAGCCGGAGCGTCATGAGTTCCGGGAGAAACCCCATCAGATCGTGCGTTTCATGTCCGCCACCGGCGGCTGA
- the moaB gene encoding molybdenum cofactor biosynthesis protein B yields the protein MGHAAQREFIAVDIAVATISDSRTEETDTAGRGLVEQLQGTGHRLVEKQIIPDDIYRMRALFSRWIADEQVQVIISTGGTGLTGRDSTPEAVRPLFDKEVEGFGEAFRWLSFQEIQTSTVQSRAVAGLANGTIIFCLPGSPGACRLAWEGLIVHQLDVRNRPCNMVELMPRFLEK from the coding sequence ATGGGTCACGCCGCCCAACGGGAATTCATCGCCGTGGACATCGCGGTGGCGACCATCTCCGATTCCCGCACGGAGGAGACGGACACCGCGGGCCGGGGTCTGGTGGAGCAGTTGCAGGGCACGGGCCACCGGCTGGTGGAGAAACAGATCATCCCGGACGACATCTACCGCATGCGGGCGCTGTTCAGCCGCTGGATAGCGGATGAGCAGGTTCAGGTGATCATCTCCACCGGCGGCACGGGCCTGACGGGCCGGGACAGCACGCCGGAGGCGGTACGGCCGCTGTTCGACAAGGAGGTGGAGGGTTTCGGCGAAGCCTTCCGGTGGCTGTCGTTTCAGGAGATCCAGACCTCGACGGTGCAGTCCCGCGCCGTCGCGGGGCTGGCCAACGGCACCATTATCTTCTGTCTGCCGGGCTCGCCGGGGGCGTGCCGGCTGGCGTGGGAGGGCCTCATCGTGCATCAGCTGGACGTGCGCAACCGGCCGTGCAACATGGTGGAGTTGATGCCGCGTTTTCTCGAAAAGTAG
- the glp gene encoding gephyrin-like molybdotransferase Glp: protein MPDCDCDRPQADMLSVESARERLLAGARVVGDIQGVPLVEGHGRVLAEALVSAVDVPPHDNSAMDGYAVHSADLGAEAEVRQPVVQTISAGAVGAALAAGCAARIFTGAPIPPGADAVVMQERCRVDGDGVIIRGPVRAGAHIRRAAEDIAVGQTILAPGRRLRAQELGLAASVGCGTLPVYRRPRVAMFFTGDELVEPGTTPRPGQIYDSNRYTLAGLLDGLGCEVVDLGVVADTLEATRATLQAAALEADMVVSTGGVSVGEKDYVRLALTELGKLDLWRIRVKPGKPLAFGRVGETPFIGLPGNPVSMFATFCLFVAPFLKRMSGIEQVLSRPQRVAAGFEWPQAGGRREFLRARLAHGENGAVEAEIHPHQGSGVLTSTVWADGFVEVPEGTVVKHGDRVDYHPFEGLL from the coding sequence ATGCCTGATTGCGATTGCGACCGCCCGCAGGCCGACATGCTGTCGGTGGAATCGGCGCGGGAGCGCCTGCTGGCGGGTGCGCGGGTGGTGGGGGACATCCAGGGGGTGCCCCTGGTGGAAGGCCATGGCCGGGTACTGGCCGAGGCCCTGGTCTCCGCCGTGGACGTACCCCCCCACGACAACAGCGCCATGGATGGCTACGCGGTGCACAGCGCGGACCTCGGGGCAGAGGCGGAGGTCCGCCAGCCCGTGGTGCAGACCATATCCGCCGGTGCGGTGGGGGCGGCCCTGGCGGCCGGGTGCGCGGCGCGGATCTTCACGGGGGCTCCCATCCCGCCGGGTGCGGATGCGGTGGTGATGCAGGAGCGCTGCCGAGTGGACGGCGACGGGGTGATCATCCGCGGTCCCGTGAGGGCGGGAGCGCACATCCGGCGGGCCGCCGAGGATATTGCGGTGGGCCAGACCATCCTGGCACCGGGGCGGCGGCTGCGTGCCCAGGAGCTGGGTCTCGCGGCCTCGGTGGGATGCGGGACCCTGCCCGTGTACCGGCGCCCGCGAGTGGCTATGTTCTTCACCGGCGACGAGTTGGTGGAGCCGGGCACGACCCCGCGGCCGGGGCAGATCTACGATTCCAACCGCTACACACTGGCGGGCCTGCTGGACGGCCTGGGCTGCGAGGTGGTGGATCTGGGCGTGGTGGCGGATACCCTGGAGGCGACCCGGGCGACCCTGCAGGCAGCGGCGCTGGAGGCTGACATGGTGGTGTCCACGGGGGGCGTGTCGGTAGGGGAGAAGGACTACGTGCGACTGGCCCTGACGGAACTGGGAAAGCTGGATTTATGGCGCATCCGGGTGAAGCCGGGCAAGCCCCTGGCCTTCGGGCGAGTGGGGGAAACGCCCTTCATCGGGCTGCCGGGCAACCCGGTATCCATGTTTGCGACCTTCTGCCTGTTCGTGGCGCCGTTTCTGAAGCGTATGTCTGGAATCGAGCAGGTGCTGTCGCGGCCGCAACGGGTGGCGGCGGGCTTCGAGTGGCCGCAGGCCGGCGGGCGCCGGGAGTTTCTGCGGGCGCGCCTGGCGCATGGCGAAAACGGTGCCGTGGAGGCCGAGATCCATCCCCACCAGGGCTCCGGCGTCCTGACCTCCACGGTGTGGGCTGACGGTTTCGTGGAAGTACCCGAAGGGACCGTGGTCAAGCACGGCGATAGGGTGGATTACCACCCCTTCGAGGGCCTGTTATAG
- the serS gene encoding serine--tRNA ligase — MLDPRLIRNDLDTVAANLARRGVPLDRERLAALEEERKAVQVRTQELQNERNSRSKAIGKAKAAGEDIEPLRLEVARLGDELKAGEARLGVLQDELDDILLGIPNLLDPSVPDGRDEADNVEQRRWGTPREFAFEPLDHVDIGGGLGMLDMETAAKIAGSRFTLMNRGLARMHRALIQYMLDLHTGHHGYEELYVPYLVNADSLFGTGQLPKFAADLFHIPEQDYYLIPTAEVPVTNMVRDTILEDADLPRRFAAHTPCFRSEAGSYGKDTRGMIRQHQFEKVELVQLRRPAESAQALEELTGHAEAVLQGLGLPYRVVTLCAGDTGFSATKTYDIEVWLPGQGRYREISSCSNFLDFQARRMKARWRNPETGRPEPLHTLNGSGVAVGRALVAVMENYQEADGSVTVPEALRPYMGGVERLAHNASE; from the coding sequence GTGCTGGATCCACGTCTGATCAGAAACGATCTCGATACCGTCGCCGCCAACCTGGCGCGGCGCGGCGTGCCCCTCGACCGCGAGCGCCTGGCGGCGTTGGAGGAGGAGCGCAAGGCGGTGCAGGTACGCACCCAGGAACTGCAGAACGAGCGCAACAGCCGTTCCAAGGCCATCGGCAAGGCGAAGGCCGCCGGGGAGGACATCGAGCCGCTACGGCTGGAGGTGGCGCGGCTCGGCGACGAGCTGAAGGCTGGGGAGGCCCGGCTGGGGGTGCTCCAGGACGAACTGGACGACATCCTGCTGGGGATCCCCAACCTGCTGGACCCCAGCGTGCCCGACGGCCGTGACGAGGCGGACAACGTGGAGCAGCGGCGCTGGGGCACGCCCCGGGAGTTCGCCTTCGAGCCCCTGGACCACGTGGATATCGGTGGGGGCCTCGGCATGCTCGACATGGAGACCGCGGCGAAGATCGCCGGCAGCCGCTTCACCCTCATGAACCGGGGACTGGCGCGCATGCACCGGGCCCTCATCCAGTACATGCTGGACCTGCATACCGGCCACCACGGCTACGAGGAGCTCTACGTACCCTATCTGGTGAACGCGGACAGCCTGTTCGGTACCGGCCAGTTGCCCAAGTTCGCGGCGGACCTGTTCCATATCCCGGAGCAGGACTATTACCTCATCCCCACCGCCGAGGTGCCCGTGACTAACATGGTGCGGGACACCATCCTGGAGGATGCCGACCTGCCCCGGCGCTTCGCCGCCCACACCCCCTGTTTCCGCAGCGAGGCGGGGTCCTACGGCAAGGACACGCGGGGCATGATCCGTCAGCACCAGTTCGAGAAGGTGGAGCTGGTGCAACTGCGGCGCCCGGCGGAGTCCGCCCAGGCCCTGGAGGAACTCACGGGCCACGCCGAGGCGGTGCTCCAGGGCCTGGGCCTGCCCTACCGGGTGGTGACCCTGTGCGCCGGCGACACCGGCTTCTCGGCTACCAAGACCTACGACATCGAGGTGTGGCTGCCGGGCCAGGGGCGCTACCGTGAGATCTCGTCCTGCAGCAATTTTTTGGACTTTCAGGCCCGGCGCATGAAGGCGCGCTGGCGCAACCCGGAAACCGGCCGGCCCGAGCCGCTGCATACCCTGAACGGTTCGGGCGTCGCCGTGGGTCGGGCCCTGGTGGCGGTGATGGAGAACTACCAGGAGGCTGATGGTTCGGTCACGGTGCCGGAGGCATTGCGGCCTTATATGGGGGGCGTGGAGCGCCTGGCCCACAATGCGAGTGAGTAG
- a CDS encoding DUF190 domain-containing protein → MMKTRDVRVVRIYSHEAKGGYREIFRYLHDEARVQGVTVFRGISGFGRSGKVHSATLLDMSLDLPVVIEFFDSPDKVAGILEYLNQRVEPGHILTWPAAMNSGE, encoded by the coding sequence ATGATGAAGACACGAGACGTCCGGGTGGTGCGTATCTATTCCCACGAGGCCAAGGGCGGCTACCGGGAGATCTTCCGTTATCTCCACGACGAGGCGCGGGTCCAGGGGGTCACCGTCTTCCGCGGTATCAGCGGCTTCGGGCGCAGCGGTAAGGTACACTCGGCGACCCTGCTGGACATGTCCCTGGATCTGCCGGTGGTGATCGAGTTCTTCGATAGCCCGGACAAGGTGGCGGGGATCCTGGAATATCTCAATCAACGGGTCGAGCCGGGGCATATACTGACCTGGCCGGCCGCCATGAATAGCGGGGAATGA